A window of Microbacterium luteolum contains these coding sequences:
- a CDS encoding serine hydrolase domain-containing protein → MSAVQAVEAVLAGSSAPAGVVVGIASPSGRDVAAGGHADVAGAPMTGDTAFDIASVTKVAATTTAVLALVGRGDLRFDDLVSRFLPGTACAPPTTLRHLLQHRAGLWEWQPLYLDPRDPVTAMDAMPLRYALDEGRQYSDLGFLLLGRIVAAVTGMPLDAAVRDLVTTPLGLDRTGFGPVATPVASTAVGDIAERRMVATGEPYPILTSRRHFAWREEEIAGAANDGNCFHAFGGIAGHAGLFSTADDLLTLGTALAAPAQHADLWNPDAVAELFRDGPDSGQALGWRSDTVRVDGHEQRMLWHPGFTGCALGIIPGAGMAVVMLGNRLLATEPATTETLWRSVLPALLGDQTSRDTATSRETEGTRTP, encoded by the coding sequence ATGAGCGCCGTGCAGGCTGTCGAGGCCGTGTTGGCAGGGTCTTCCGCTCCGGCGGGCGTCGTGGTCGGCATCGCTTCGCCGTCCGGGCGCGACGTGGCCGCCGGCGGTCACGCCGACGTCGCGGGAGCGCCGATGACGGGGGATACCGCGTTCGACATCGCCTCCGTGACCAAGGTTGCCGCGACCACGACGGCCGTGCTCGCCCTGGTCGGCCGTGGCGACCTCCGCTTCGACGACCTCGTCTCGCGCTTCCTTCCCGGCACCGCATGCGCGCCGCCGACGACGCTCCGCCACCTGCTGCAGCATCGCGCCGGTCTCTGGGAATGGCAGCCGCTGTATCTGGACCCGCGCGACCCGGTCACCGCCATGGACGCCATGCCCCTGCGCTACGCACTCGACGAGGGGCGCCAGTACTCCGATCTCGGCTTCCTGCTGCTCGGCCGCATCGTCGCCGCCGTCACGGGCATGCCGCTGGACGCCGCGGTCCGCGACCTCGTGACCACGCCGCTCGGACTCGACCGCACGGGCTTCGGGCCCGTGGCGACCCCGGTCGCATCGACCGCGGTCGGCGATATCGCGGAGCGCCGCATGGTGGCCACGGGCGAGCCCTATCCGATCCTCACCTCCCGACGTCACTTCGCCTGGCGCGAGGAGGAGATCGCCGGGGCGGCGAACGACGGCAACTGCTTCCATGCGTTCGGCGGGATCGCCGGGCACGCCGGACTGTTCAGCACCGCCGACGACCTGCTCACGCTCGGCACGGCGCTCGCCGCTCCCGCGCAGCACGCCGATCTGTGGAATCCGGATGCCGTCGCCGAGCTGTTCCGCGACGGACCCGACTCCGGCCAGGCGCTCGGCTGGCGCAGCGACACGGTCCGGGTCGACGGTCACGAACAGCGGATGCTGTGGCACCCCGGCTTCACCGGCTGTGCCCTCGGCATCATCCCCGGCGCCGGCATGGCCGTCGTGATGCTCGGCAACCGCCTCCTCGCCACCGAACCGGCCACGACCGAGACCCTGTGGCGATCGGTCCTCCCCGCACTCCTGGGCGACCAGACATCCCGTGACACCGCGACTTCCCGTGAAACCGAAGGAACGAGAACACCATGA
- a CDS encoding ABC transporter ATP-binding protein produces MSITEPVLSIKGLAVAFRTGSELVTAISDVNIDVAAGETVAVVGESGSGKSTTAAAVNRLLPDNGVITAGSIRFDGRELTELGENAMISLRGAGIGLVPQDPMSNLDPLMRVGDQIGEALEVHGRTSGDATTARVVELLEMVGIADAANRARQYPHEFSGGMRQRVLIAMGLACTPRLLIADEPTSALDVTVQRRILDQLDELTDELGTAVFLITHDLALAAERADRIVVMFRGKIVEEGTSAEVLGNPQHEYTRQLLAAAPSLASRRDPLPQRESVASETPFVEVRDLRKEFALRSPKPGEAQSFTAVDGVSFSIRRGTTVSIVGESGSGKSTTANMVLGLEDVTSGSILFDGLDLTGLRRKELFALRRRVQPVFQNPYASLDPRYTVEQSIAEPLRVHRIGTATTRHARVLELLEQVALPAAMAERLPHELSGGQRQRVAIARALALEPELVVLDEAVSALDVLVQAQILDLLADLQRRLGLSYLFISHDLAVVRMISDEVHVMQRGVVVESGTPERIFDDPQHPYTKELLAAIPGASLAS; encoded by the coding sequence ATGAGCATCACCGAGCCCGTGCTGAGCATCAAGGGCCTGGCGGTCGCCTTCCGGACCGGCTCCGAGCTGGTCACCGCGATCAGCGACGTCAACATCGACGTCGCCGCGGGAGAGACGGTCGCCGTGGTCGGCGAGTCCGGATCCGGGAAGTCCACGACGGCTGCGGCCGTCAACCGGCTCCTCCCGGACAACGGAGTGATCACCGCCGGCAGCATCCGCTTCGACGGGCGCGAGCTCACCGAGCTCGGCGAGAACGCGATGATCTCGCTGCGCGGCGCGGGGATCGGCCTCGTCCCGCAGGACCCGATGTCCAACCTCGACCCGCTCATGCGGGTCGGCGACCAGATCGGCGAGGCGCTCGAGGTGCACGGCCGCACGTCGGGCGACGCCACGACGGCCCGGGTCGTCGAGCTGCTCGAGATGGTGGGGATCGCGGATGCCGCGAACCGCGCGCGCCAGTACCCGCACGAGTTCTCCGGCGGCATGCGCCAGCGGGTGCTGATCGCCATGGGGCTCGCCTGCACGCCGCGGCTGCTCATCGCCGACGAGCCGACCTCCGCTCTCGACGTCACCGTGCAGCGCCGCATCCTCGACCAGCTCGACGAGCTGACCGACGAGCTCGGCACCGCGGTGTTCCTCATCACGCACGACCTGGCGCTCGCCGCCGAGCGCGCCGACCGCATCGTCGTGATGTTCCGCGGCAAGATCGTCGAAGAGGGCACCTCGGCCGAGGTGCTCGGAAACCCGCAGCACGAGTACACCCGGCAGCTGCTCGCGGCCGCGCCCAGCCTCGCGTCCCGTCGTGACCCGTTGCCGCAGCGCGAGTCCGTCGCGTCGGAGACGCCGTTCGTCGAGGTACGGGACCTCCGTAAAGAGTTCGCGCTGCGCTCGCCGAAGCCGGGCGAGGCGCAGAGCTTCACCGCCGTCGACGGCGTGAGCTTCTCGATCCGTCGCGGCACGACCGTGTCGATCGTGGGGGAGTCGGGCTCGGGCAAGTCGACGACCGCCAACATGGTGCTGGGTCTCGAGGACGTCACATCGGGATCCATCCTGTTCGACGGCCTCGATCTGACCGGACTCCGCCGCAAGGAGCTCTTCGCGTTGCGCCGGAGGGTCCAGCCGGTGTTCCAGAACCCCTACGCCTCGCTCGACCCGCGCTACACGGTCGAGCAGTCGATCGCGGAGCCCTTGCGGGTGCACCGCATCGGCACCGCGACCACCCGGCACGCCCGCGTCCTGGAGCTCCTGGAGCAGGTCGCTCTTCCCGCGGCCATGGCCGAGCGCCTGCCGCACGAGCTCTCGGGTGGGCAGCGGCAGCGCGTGGCCATCGCCAGGGCGCTCGCCCTCGAGCCGGAGCTCGTGGTCCTCGACGAAGCGGTGTCGGCCCTCGACGTGCTGGTGCAGGCGCAGATCCTCGACCTGCTCGCCGACCTTCAGCGACGTCTCGGGCTCAGCTACCTGTTCATCAGCCATGACCTCGCGGTCGTGCGGATGATCTCCGACGAGGTGCACGTCATGCAGCGGGGCGTCGTCGTGGAGAGCGGAACTCCGGAGCGCATCTTCGACGATCCGCAGCATCCGTACACGAAGGAGCTGTTGGCGGCGATCCCGGGGGCCTCGCTGGCGTCCTGA
- a CDS encoding YdeI/OmpD-associated family protein yields the protein MGALDEGERIRAADAAAWRAWLEENHERAAGVWLLSVRGTDAGGVGYEDAVRQALCFGWIDGPVRVFDEGSDDRANGQWFSPRRPGSGWAATNKARIALLEAEGLLAPAGIRVLEVAKANGSWTVLDGPEAGIEPDEFAAALDAVPAARENWDAFPKSVKKFGLTHIAMAKRPDTRSARIAKIVADAAEGKRP from the coding sequence GTGGGCGCGCTTGACGAGGGCGAGCGGATCCGCGCGGCGGATGCCGCGGCATGGCGCGCCTGGCTCGAGGAGAACCACGAACGCGCGGCCGGCGTCTGGCTCCTGAGCGTGCGCGGCACGGACGCCGGCGGCGTCGGCTACGAGGACGCCGTGCGGCAGGCGCTCTGCTTCGGATGGATCGACGGCCCGGTGCGCGTCTTCGACGAGGGAAGCGACGACCGCGCCAACGGGCAATGGTTCTCGCCGCGCCGCCCCGGCAGCGGATGGGCCGCGACGAACAAGGCGCGCATCGCCCTGCTCGAGGCGGAAGGGCTGCTCGCGCCGGCCGGCATCCGGGTGCTGGAGGTCGCGAAGGCCAACGGGTCCTGGACGGTGCTCGACGGACCGGAGGCCGGGATCGAGCCCGACGAGTTCGCCGCAGCGCTCGACGCCGTGCCCGCGGCGCGGGAGAACTGGGACGCGTTCCCGAAGTCGGTCAAGAAGTTCGGACTCACGCACATCGCGATGGCGAAGCGACCCGATACGCGGTCGGCGCGCATCGCGAAGATCGTGGCGGATGCCGCGGAGGGGAAACGCCCATGA
- a CDS encoding HAD-IIA family hydrolase, with protein MAQRDDIECWLTDMDGVLVHENDAIPGASELLAGWETAGIPYLVLTNNSIFTARDLSARLRTSGLHVPEERIWTSALATASFLQQQLPGGSAFVIGEAGILTALHDAGFIMTETNPDFVVVGETRNYSFEAITKAIRLIIGGARFIVTNPDATGPSADGPLPATGAIAALITKATGKEPYVVGKPNPMMFRSALNKIGAHSKRTGMIGDRMDTDVVAGIEAGLHTVLVLTGISDQAEIEKYPFRPDEIVQSVADLLPRITDTITTVKTKK; from the coding sequence ATGGCCCAACGAGACGACATCGAATGCTGGCTCACCGACATGGACGGCGTGCTCGTCCATGAGAACGACGCCATCCCCGGAGCATCCGAGCTGCTCGCCGGCTGGGAGACCGCCGGCATCCCGTACCTGGTGCTCACCAACAACTCGATCTTCACCGCCCGCGACCTGTCGGCACGCCTCCGCACGAGCGGACTGCACGTGCCGGAGGAGCGGATCTGGACCTCGGCCCTCGCCACCGCATCGTTCCTGCAGCAGCAGCTCCCCGGCGGCTCGGCGTTCGTGATCGGCGAGGCCGGCATCCTCACCGCCCTGCACGACGCCGGCTTCATCATGACCGAGACGAACCCCGACTTCGTCGTCGTCGGCGAGACGCGCAACTACTCGTTCGAGGCCATCACGAAGGCCATCCGCCTCATCATCGGCGGCGCGCGCTTCATCGTCACGAACCCCGACGCGACCGGACCGAGCGCCGACGGCCCGCTGCCGGCGACGGGGGCGATCGCCGCCCTCATCACGAAGGCCACGGGCAAGGAGCCGTACGTCGTCGGCAAGCCGAACCCGATGATGTTCCGCTCCGCGCTGAACAAGATCGGCGCGCACTCGAAGCGCACCGGCATGATCGGCGACCGCATGGACACCGACGTGGTCGCCGGCATCGAGGCGGGCCTGCACACCGTGCTCGTGCTCACCGGCATCAGCGACCAGGCCGAGATCGAGAAGTACCCGTTCCGGCCCGACGAGATCGTGCAGTCGGTCGCCGACCTGCTGCCGCGGATCACCGACACGATCACGACGGTCAAGACGAAGAAGTGA
- a CDS encoding TetR/AcrR family transcriptional regulator: protein MTKQQRSAGRPSATVLTEEKILKAAFRVAGSRGPAQFTMTALAAALGVRTSALYHHYANRDAVIRGMRARIGRLTDLAPLQDADAVEALFGWGVSYRKALLTAPGAIVLLATLPIDADRESFVQYEAVTDRLLAAGWPSARTLDTIVALESFIIGSALDALAPGDNMSPGALADEFPRYAESERLRAAAGDDPAAATFRIGLRALITGLAAWAVPPADIRPPAVTPSL from the coding sequence ATGACAAAGCAGCAGCGCAGCGCCGGTCGCCCGAGCGCCACCGTCCTGACCGAGGAGAAGATCCTCAAGGCGGCGTTCCGCGTGGCGGGATCGCGCGGACCCGCGCAGTTCACCATGACCGCGCTCGCCGCAGCGCTCGGCGTGCGGACCTCGGCTCTGTACCACCACTACGCGAACCGCGATGCGGTGATCCGCGGGATGCGGGCGCGCATCGGCCGGCTCACCGATCTCGCGCCGCTGCAGGATGCCGATGCCGTGGAGGCGCTGTTCGGATGGGGCGTCAGCTATCGCAAGGCCCTGCTCACCGCACCGGGGGCGATCGTGCTCCTGGCCACCCTCCCCATCGACGCGGATCGGGAGTCCTTCGTGCAGTACGAGGCGGTCACCGATCGACTGCTCGCGGCCGGCTGGCCTTCGGCGCGGACCCTCGACACGATCGTCGCCCTCGAGTCCTTCATCATCGGCTCCGCCCTCGACGCGCTCGCCCCCGGGGACAACATGTCTCCCGGTGCACTGGCCGACGAGTTCCCCCGCTACGCCGAGTCCGAGCGCCTCCGCGCGGCGGCCGGCGACGACCCCGCCGCGGCGACCTTCCGCATCGGCTTGCGTGCCCTCATCACCGGCCTCGCCGCCTGGGCCGTCCCGCCCGCGGACATCAGACCTCCGGCGGTCACCCCGTCCCTCTAG
- a CDS encoding amidohydrolase encodes MTIVAADVIITGARIVTMDPRRPLASALAVRDGRILAVGDDATVAEFRGAGTEVRDHRGKTLTPGLIDAHLHPIQGLELAVGADLGGITEARALLAALRAEADRALAEDADPWVRGWNLDYDVFHALPCTAAAIDDAVRGLPALLVMYDGHTALASSAGLIRGGITGACDFADTSVIVVDAHGAPTGELREMSAYEPVRLAAPALSREQTLDATHQLLRGLGSSGLTGGCIMDGSFGTLDLLRELDESGRLPIRIVSAVDHEPSFDAERMAANLAVRDLGGAHWRGGLVKLYADGVVETGTAWLYEPDTAGAGLEPFWKDHAAYARTVDAYARAGFQVATHAIGDRAIGSAVDAYLQAGPRAANGAPHRIEHLETTADRDLARIAAAGITASMQPLHLQWRKADAGDDWAHRLGPERTARAWRVRDFWDAGAAVALGSDWPIAQNDARIGLAWAMLRRRPGAPDAPVFEPEQRLTAYQALHGYTVGAARAQGDVDLGRLAPGYRADYAVWDADPLQVSADEFVDVPVSETAVGGLVVS; translated from the coding sequence ATGACCATTGTCGCCGCTGACGTGATCATCACAGGAGCGCGGATCGTCACCATGGATCCGCGTCGCCCGCTCGCCTCCGCGCTCGCGGTGCGGGACGGACGCATCCTCGCCGTGGGCGACGATGCGACAGTCGCCGAGTTCCGCGGTGCGGGCACCGAGGTGCGAGACCACCGTGGGAAGACGCTGACGCCCGGGCTCATCGACGCGCATCTGCATCCGATCCAGGGGCTCGAGCTCGCGGTCGGAGCCGATCTCGGCGGGATCACCGAGGCGCGCGCCCTCCTCGCCGCCCTCCGCGCCGAGGCGGACCGCGCGCTGGCCGAGGACGCGGACCCGTGGGTGCGCGGCTGGAATCTCGACTACGACGTGTTCCACGCGCTGCCCTGCACGGCGGCCGCGATCGACGACGCGGTGCGCGGCCTACCCGCGCTGCTGGTGATGTACGACGGACACACCGCCCTCGCGAGCTCCGCCGGTCTCATCCGCGGGGGGATCACCGGCGCGTGCGACTTCGCCGACACCTCGGTCATCGTCGTCGACGCCCACGGCGCGCCCACGGGCGAGCTCCGCGAGATGTCGGCCTACGAGCCCGTCCGCCTCGCCGCCCCCGCGCTCAGCCGCGAGCAGACCCTCGACGCGACGCATCAGCTGCTGCGCGGCCTCGGCTCGTCGGGCCTCACCGGCGGATGCATCATGGACGGATCCTTCGGCACCCTCGACCTGCTGCGCGAGCTCGACGAGAGCGGGCGCCTCCCCATCCGCATCGTGTCGGCCGTCGACCACGAGCCGTCGTTCGATGCCGAGCGGATGGCGGCGAACCTCGCCGTGCGCGACCTCGGCGGCGCGCACTGGCGCGGTGGACTCGTGAAGCTCTACGCCGACGGTGTCGTCGAGACCGGAACCGCCTGGCTCTACGAGCCGGACACCGCGGGAGCAGGCCTCGAGCCGTTCTGGAAGGACCACGCGGCCTACGCCCGCACCGTCGACGCGTACGCCAGGGCCGGATTCCAGGTGGCGACGCACGCGATCGGCGACCGCGCCATCGGCAGCGCCGTCGACGCGTATCTTCAGGCCGGGCCGAGAGCAGCGAACGGGGCGCCGCACCGCATCGAGCACCTCGAGACCACGGCCGATCGCGACTTGGCGCGCATCGCCGCCGCCGGTATCACCGCCTCGATGCAGCCCCTGCACCTGCAGTGGCGCAAGGCCGACGCGGGGGACGACTGGGCGCACCGCCTGGGCCCCGAGCGCACGGCACGCGCGTGGCGGGTGCGCGACTTCTGGGACGCCGGCGCCGCGGTCGCCCTCGGCTCGGACTGGCCGATCGCGCAGAACGACGCGAGGATCGGCCTCGCCTGGGCGATGCTGCGTCGACGGCCCGGCGCTCCCGACGCTCCGGTGTTCGAACCGGAGCAGCGCCTCACCGCCTACCAGGCGCTGCACGGCTACACCGTCGGTGCGGCGCGCGCACAGGGCGACGTCGATCTCGGTCGGCTCGCCCCCGGGTACCGCGCCGACTATGCGGTGTGGGATGCCGATCCGCTCCAGGTCTCCGCCGACGAATTCGTCGACGTTCCCGTATCCGAGACCGCCGTCGGCGGCCTCGTCGTCTCCTGA
- a CDS encoding Na+/H+ antiporter NhaC family protein: MFAEATTLPAVGGFVLLPILVILLVAVLTRRTLFALFCGTLVGALLLTGWGAFDTWVEYFGKSLANETAQWLLLIVVLFGILITLFERSGIVSDFARWTERFVNSRRKSTLLTFFLSVVLFVDDYLNVLTVGTSLKSLTDRYAVPRTQLGSIMKMTAAPIAVIVPFSTWALFFSGLFEAQGVTVGGSGFGAYLQAIPYIFFGWIAIVVAFLMSAGWLPRIGATKRDAVRAERDGDVFPLGTTAEEREAEGAVLLQEIRATDADGSTAQRVAAALETEVEVKRPQAWPFLLAMVTLVGVTILTEANVVKGTAAALVVTIVITLIQRRLRIREVLESALAGIESMLFVAVLTVLAFMVQEMNMSLHLADWVIAVTEPVLTPALLPAIVFAVCGIYAYATGSFWDLAAVITPVVLPLAIALGADPILAGAAVFSGAALGSTTCLYGDGIILASRSIGIKPHNLMLAILPYAGIAAGLSFVMYLIVGVIGA; the protein is encoded by the coding sequence ATGTTCGCTGAGGCGACAACACTCCCCGCCGTCGGCGGCTTCGTGCTCCTTCCCATCCTGGTCATCCTGCTCGTCGCCGTGCTGACACGCAGGACGCTCTTCGCGCTGTTCTGCGGCACCCTCGTCGGTGCGCTGCTGCTGACCGGCTGGGGCGCCTTCGACACCTGGGTCGAGTACTTCGGCAAGTCGCTCGCGAACGAGACGGCCCAGTGGCTCCTGCTGATCGTGGTGCTGTTCGGCATCCTGATCACACTGTTCGAGCGCTCCGGGATCGTCTCGGACTTCGCCCGCTGGACCGAGCGGTTCGTGAACTCGCGGCGCAAGTCGACCCTGCTGACGTTCTTCCTCTCCGTGGTCCTCTTCGTCGACGACTACCTGAACGTCCTCACTGTCGGCACATCGCTGAAGTCCCTCACCGACCGCTACGCCGTGCCCCGCACGCAGCTCGGCTCGATCATGAAGATGACGGCGGCGCCGATCGCCGTGATCGTGCCGTTCTCGACCTGGGCGCTCTTCTTCTCCGGCCTCTTCGAGGCGCAGGGCGTGACCGTCGGGGGATCCGGCTTCGGTGCGTATCTGCAGGCGATCCCGTACATCTTCTTCGGCTGGATCGCGATCGTGGTGGCTTTTCTGATGAGCGCGGGGTGGCTTCCGCGGATCGGCGCGACCAAGCGCGACGCCGTGCGCGCCGAGCGCGACGGCGACGTGTTCCCGCTCGGCACGACCGCGGAGGAGCGCGAGGCCGAGGGGGCGGTCCTCCTCCAGGAGATCCGAGCGACGGATGCCGACGGCTCGACCGCTCAGCGCGTCGCGGCGGCCCTCGAGACCGAGGTCGAGGTGAAGCGCCCGCAGGCCTGGCCGTTCCTCCTGGCGATGGTCACCCTCGTCGGGGTCACGATCCTGACCGAGGCGAACGTCGTGAAGGGCACGGCTGCCGCCCTCGTCGTCACGATCGTGATCACTCTCATCCAGCGACGCCTGCGCATCCGCGAGGTGCTCGAATCAGCGCTCGCCGGCATCGAGAGCATGCTGTTCGTCGCCGTGCTCACGGTGCTCGCCTTCATGGTGCAGGAGATGAACATGTCCCTCCACCTCGCCGACTGGGTCATCGCGGTCACGGAGCCCGTGCTCACACCGGCGCTGCTTCCCGCGATCGTGTTCGCCGTCTGCGGGATCTACGCGTACGCGACCGGCTCGTTCTGGGACCTCGCGGCCGTCATCACCCCGGTCGTGCTGCCACTGGCGATCGCGCTCGGCGCCGACCCGATCCTCGCCGGTGCGGCCGTGTTCTCCGGTGCCGCACTGGGCAGCACGACCTGCCTCTACGGGGACGGGATCATCCTCGCGTCGCGCTCGATCGGCATCAAGCCGCACAACCTCATGCTCGCGATCCTGCCGTACGCGGGCATCGCGGCGGGCCTGTCGTTCGTGATGTACCTCATCGTCGGCGTGATCGGAGCCTGA
- a CDS encoding metal-dependent transcriptional regulator: MASPAADDYLKTVYAHTEWQDAPITPSVLAGKLGIAPSSVTEMVKKLAAAGLVSHVPYGAVRLTDAGTQRALAMVRRHRLIETWLVREFDYGWDEVHDEAEVLEHTISDRLLEGIDERLGRPRFDPHGDAIPDASGVVEREPFVLLADAPAGHVGHVLRVDDRDPDLLRALEGAGVEIGTTLAVTADGVRLGGTDTVLPDGSDDVVWLSA, from the coding sequence GTGGCTTCCCCCGCAGCAGACGACTACCTGAAGACCGTCTACGCCCACACCGAATGGCAGGACGCGCCGATCACCCCGTCGGTCCTCGCCGGAAAGCTCGGCATCGCCCCGTCCTCGGTCACCGAGATGGTGAAGAAGCTCGCGGCCGCAGGCCTCGTCTCGCACGTGCCCTACGGCGCGGTGCGGCTGACGGATGCCGGGACGCAGCGGGCCCTCGCGATGGTGCGCCGCCACCGCCTGATCGAGACGTGGCTCGTGCGCGAGTTCGACTACGGCTGGGACGAAGTGCACGACGAGGCCGAGGTTCTCGAGCACACGATCAGCGACCGGCTGCTGGAGGGCATCGACGAGCGACTGGGCCGCCCGCGGTTCGACCCGCACGGTGACGCGATCCCCGACGCCTCCGGAGTGGTCGAGCGCGAGCCCTTCGTGCTGCTGGCGGATGCCCCGGCCGGCCACGTGGGCCACGTGCTCCGGGTGGACGACCGGGATCCGGATCTCCTCCGCGCCCTGGAGGGCGCGGGAGTGGAGATCGGGACCACCCTCGCCGTGACCGCCGACGGCGTGCGCCTGGGCGGAACGGACACCGTGCTTCCGGACGGCAGCGACGACGTGGTCTGGCTCTCGGCCTAG
- a CDS encoding Nramp family divalent metal transporter, whose amino-acid sequence MPKNSSSVLTPSVRTAPRSTAPRSLWLLGPALVAGVAYLDPGNVASNMTAGAQYGYLLVWVVVAGNVMAWLIQYLSAKLGVVTGQSLPEVLGTRLRRPWARRAYWLQAELVAMATDLAEVIGGAVALYLLFDIPLLLGGVITGAVSMILLAVQSRRGARPFEFVIIGLMVIITVGFVAGVFVAPPDPAGVVGGLVPRFEGTGSVLLAASILGATIMPHAIYAHSSLARDRFGATTAHAGDEAVRTETSRIRRLLTATRWDVSIAMVIAGSVNLGILLLAAANLAGVEGTDSLEGAHAALAAGLGPVVATFFAVGLLASGLASTSVGAYAGAEIMHGLLHVRIPLLARRLVALIPALVILGIGVDPTLALVLSQVVLSFGIPFALIPLVALTAQRRTLGAWANRVWTTAAGIVASVLLIALNGALLWLVLTGA is encoded by the coding sequence GTGCCTAAAAATTCCTCGTCAGTGCTGACGCCGTCCGTCCGCACCGCTCCCCGCAGCACCGCGCCCCGCAGCCTGTGGCTCCTCGGCCCCGCCCTCGTCGCGGGCGTCGCGTACCTCGACCCCGGCAACGTCGCGAGCAACATGACGGCGGGCGCCCAGTACGGCTACCTCCTGGTGTGGGTCGTGGTCGCCGGCAACGTGATGGCCTGGCTGATCCAGTACCTCTCCGCGAAGCTCGGCGTCGTCACGGGCCAGAGCCTGCCCGAGGTGCTGGGCACCCGGCTGCGGCGACCGTGGGCCCGTCGCGCGTACTGGCTGCAGGCCGAGCTGGTGGCAATGGCGACAGACCTCGCCGAGGTCATCGGCGGTGCGGTCGCGCTGTACCTGCTCTTCGACATCCCGCTGCTGCTGGGCGGCGTCATCACGGGTGCCGTGTCGATGATCCTGCTGGCGGTGCAGAGCCGCCGCGGCGCGCGCCCCTTCGAGTTCGTGATCATCGGACTGATGGTCATCATCACCGTGGGCTTCGTGGCGGGTGTCTTCGTGGCCCCGCCAGACCCCGCGGGCGTCGTCGGCGGCCTCGTGCCCCGCTTCGAGGGGACGGGATCCGTGCTGCTCGCGGCATCCATCCTGGGCGCGACGATCATGCCGCACGCGATCTACGCGCACTCCTCCCTCGCCCGCGACCGCTTCGGCGCGACGACCGCGCACGCGGGCGACGAAGCGGTGCGCACCGAGACCTCGCGCATCCGCCGCCTCCTCACCGCGACCCGCTGGGACGTCTCGATCGCCATGGTCATCGCGGGCTCCGTGAACCTCGGCATCCTGCTGCTGGCCGCGGCGAACCTCGCCGGTGTCGAGGGCACCGATTCGCTGGAGGGCGCGCACGCGGCCCTCGCCGCCGGTCTCGGTCCCGTCGTCGCCACCTTCTTCGCCGTGGGCCTGCTCGCCTCCGGCCTGGCATCGACCTCGGTCGGCGCGTACGCGGGCGCCGAGATCATGCACGGCCTGCTCCACGTGCGCATCCCCCTGCTCGCCCGCCGTCTGGTGGCCCTGATCCCGGCGCTCGTGATCCTCGGGATCGGCGTGGATCCGACCCTCGCCCTCGTCCTCAGCCAGGTGGTGCTGTCGTTCGGCATCCCGTTCGCGCTCATCCCCCTGGTGGCGCTCACGGCGCAGCGCCGCACCCTCGGCGCCTGGGCCAACAGGGTGTGGACGACGGCAGCCGGCATCGTGGCATCCGTCCTGCTGATCGCGCTGAACGGCGCGCTGCTCTGGCTGGTGCTCACCGGCGCTTGA
- a CDS encoding TrmH family RNA methyltransferase, whose product MDEQTAAPDAEPTSHTGSVPQPGYGVGPWPGGSDAWPLDDHYDPDLLAAGDTRNVIDRYRYWRMEAIVADLDTQRHPFHVAIENWQHDMNIGSIVRSANAFLADTVHIIGRRRWNKRGAMVTDRYQHVVHHEDVETFAAWAAEQGLPIIAVDNVEGAVPVDRADLPQTCVLLFGQEGPGLSAEALAAASAHIEITQYGSTRSINASAAAAVIMYEWCRRYAD is encoded by the coding sequence ATGGATGAGCAGACGGCCGCACCGGATGCCGAACCGACCTCGCACACCGGTTCGGTGCCGCAGCCCGGGTACGGCGTCGGGCCCTGGCCGGGTGGGTCGGATGCCTGGCCGCTCGACGACCACTACGACCCCGACCTGCTGGCGGCGGGGGACACCCGCAACGTCATCGACCGCTACCGCTACTGGCGCATGGAGGCGATCGTCGCGGATCTCGACACCCAGCGGCATCCGTTCCACGTCGCGATCGAGAACTGGCAGCACGACATGAACATCGGCTCGATCGTGCGCAGCGCCAATGCGTTCCTCGCCGACACCGTGCACATCATCGGTCGCCGCCGCTGGAACAAGCGCGGCGCCATGGTCACGGACCGCTACCAGCACGTCGTGCACCATGAGGACGTCGAGACGTTCGCGGCGTGGGCCGCCGAGCAGGGCCTCCCGATCATCGCGGTCGACAACGTCGAGGGGGCGGTGCCGGTGGATCGCGCCGACCTTCCGCAGACGTGCGTGCTGCTGTTCGGTCAGGAGGGACCCGGACTGTCGGCGGAGGCGCTCGCCGCGGCATCCGCCCATATCGAGATCACGCAGTACGGCTCGACGCGCTCGATCAACGCCAGTGCGGCGGCGGCCGTGATCATGTACGAGTGGTGCCGGAGATACGCCGACTGA